In a genomic window of Mycoplasma iguanae:
- a CDS encoding fructose-specific PTS transporter subunit EIIC — MKILDFLTEDLIFVNEKFASREEALKFFATKLQDYGYASDALKALKLFKQRETEASTGIGNKIAMPHIRDEVMLQDKIFFAKVQPLEWEALDNQKVEYIFGIAMTAQGGENSHLEVISLLSKMLIDANFANKLAAIKTKEEFLSLVKSWQPQTEKDSESFSNNQAYDIVAVTACPTGIAHTFMAAERLIKAAQEAGLKIKVETQGTEGSKNVLTDQDIQNAKGVILAIDRAVDTTRFAEHENVLETSTRKAIHEPLNLFKKIENGEGIKLKNVNKGDSTSDEVQLSFNGFGKKAYRSIMTGVSYMLPFVIFGGILIALAFLIDLIHVSATSSLEAIDSSFGTMTVTSNFFMKFGGIAFGLMVPVLAAYITWAIVGKLGLLPGFLVGMIAVQNYNKEWSFIAQSLNLSSLGTDVSSGFFGAIFGAFFAAAMLIVIIKVFNKLGKNWQGISNILLIPLFGTAIIVITFFFLNIPFQYLNYGFTKLLNLIGVKPEIAFILGLIIGMMMGFDLGGPINKAAYVFGTISLTATLASSDAAKGSVAMAAAIVAGMVPPLAIAVSTLVSKKFWTDEEKKAAQTNWILGLSFISEGAIPFTAARPKVMVISNVVGGGVAGLVSAALGVGSLAPHGGIFIIPLFRSGLFTNPVTQIWTGILFMLLALVLGVIAQVITMHFLFKSEKKGTLQNKLFFKKRNVRA, encoded by the coding sequence AGAAGCTTCAACAGGAATTGGTAACAAGATTGCCATGCCTCACATTCGTGATGAAGTTATGTTGCAAGATAAAATTTTCTTTGCAAAAGTTCAACCATTAGAGTGAGAAGCACTTGATAACCAAAAAGTAGAATACATTTTTGGAATTGCTATGACAGCTCAAGGGGGGGAAAATTCTCATTTAGAAGTGATATCACTTTTATCAAAAATGCTAATAGATGCTAATTTTGCTAATAAACTAGCAGCTATCAAAACTAAAGAAGAATTTCTTTCTTTAGTGAAAAGCTGACAACCTCAAACTGAAAAAGATTCAGAGAGTTTTTCAAATAATCAAGCTTATGATATTGTTGCAGTTACAGCTTGTCCTACGGGAATAGCTCACACCTTTATGGCTGCTGAAAGATTAATAAAAGCAGCTCAAGAAGCAGGTTTAAAAATTAAAGTTGAAACACAAGGAACAGAAGGTTCTAAAAATGTTTTAACTGATCAAGATATTCAAAATGCTAAAGGAGTTATTTTAGCAATTGATCGTGCTGTTGATACTACAAGATTTGCAGAACATGAAAATGTTTTGGAAACATCAACTAGAAAAGCAATTCATGAACCATTAAATCTATTTAAGAAAATAGAAAATGGTGAAGGAATAAAACTAAAAAATGTTAATAAGGGTGATTCTACTTCAGATGAAGTTCAATTAAGCTTTAATGGTTTTGGTAAAAAAGCTTATCGTTCAATTATGACAGGTGTTTCATACATGTTACCATTTGTTATTTTTGGAGGAATTTTAATAGCTTTAGCCTTTTTAATTGACTTAATTCATGTAAGTGCTACATCAAGTTTAGAAGCAATTGATAGTAGTTTTGGAACTATGACAGTTACTTCAAACTTCTTTATGAAATTTGGAGGAATTGCCTTTGGATTAATGGTGCCAGTGCTAGCTGCATATATCACTTGAGCGATTGTAGGTAAACTAGGTTTACTTCCTGGTTTTTTAGTAGGTATGATTGCAGTACAAAATTACAATAAAGAATGATCATTTATTGCACAATCATTGAATTTATCTTCACTGGGAACAGATGTAAGTTCAGGATTCTTTGGAGCAATTTTTGGAGCATTCTTTGCTGCTGCAATGTTAATTGTAATTATCAAAGTATTTAATAAATTAGGGAAAAATTGACAAGGTATTTCAAATATTTTATTAATTCCTTTATTTGGAACAGCAATTATTGTTATTACTTTCTTCTTCTTAAATATTCCTTTCCAATATTTAAATTATGGATTTACAAAATTATTAAATTTAATTGGTGTAAAACCAGAAATAGCCTTTATTTTAGGATTAATTATCGGAATGATGATGGGATTTGATTTAGGTGGTCCAATTAATAAAGCTGCATATGTATTTGGAACTATTTCACTAACAGCTACACTTGCAAGTTCAGATGCAGCTAAAGGATCAGTTGCTATGGCTGCAGCAATCGTTGCTGGTATGGTACCTCCTTTAGCAATTGCTGTTTCAACTTTAGTTTCTAAAAAGTTCTGAACAGATGAAGAAAAAAAAGCTGCTCAAACAAACTGAATTTTAGGTTTATCATTCATTTCTGAAGGAGCAATTCCTTTTACAGCTGCTCGACCAAAAGTAATGGTTATCTCTAATGTTGTAGGTGGTGGAGTTGCAGGATTAGTATCAGCTGCTTTAGGTGTTGGTTCACTAGCACCACACGGTGGAATCTTTATTATTCCTTTATTTAGAAGTGGTTTATTCACTAATCCAGTGACTCAAATTTGAACAGGAATTTTATTTATGCTATTAGCTTTAGTATTAGGTGTAATTGCGCAAGTTATTACAATGCATTTTCTATTTAAATCAGAGAAAAAAGGTACACTTCAAAATAAATTATTTTTCAAGAAAAGAAATGTTAGAGCATAA